Proteins from a single region of Dyadobacter fanqingshengii:
- a CDS encoding DUF3817 domain-containing protein translates to MISTLIKSALGRLRIVAFLEGISYLVLLGIAMPLKYIAGLPQAVRVVGMAHGVLFVLFVVLLIQVATERSWTFKKSLLSFISSLVPFGTFYADAKWFRE, encoded by the coding sequence ATGATCTCCACGCTGATTAAGTCTGCCCTGGGCCGCCTTCGGATAGTTGCATTTCTCGAAGGGATTTCTTACCTCGTTTTGCTTGGCATTGCTATGCCGCTAAAATATATCGCAGGACTTCCACAAGCTGTCCGAGTAGTGGGCATGGCTCACGGCGTTCTTTTCGTCCTTTTTGTTGTTTTGTTAATCCAGGTTGCCACGGAAAGAAGCTGGACTTTCAAAAAATCCTTGCTGTCATTCATTTCTTCGCTGGTGCCTTTTGGTACATTTTATGCGGATGCAAAGTGGTTTAGAGAGTAA